Proteins encoded by one window of Streptomyces sp. ALI-76-A:
- a CDS encoding cytochrome c biogenesis protein CcdA produces MSALVTLAEATGQNETVLSGALIVALPIALLGGLVSFFSPCVLPLVPGYLSYVTGVTGTDLAEARRGRMVAGASLFVLGFTAVFVSGGALFGYFGETLQEQKGVLSKVLGVLMILMGVFFMGLMPWLTQREFRFHRKPAAGLVGAPVLGALFGIGWAPCIGPTLASVQALSFSQASAGRGAILTVAYCLGLGVPFVLAAVAFRKALGAFGWVKRHYVWVMRLGGTMMIVTGVLLLTGAWDHIVSEMQNWSNGFTVGI; encoded by the coding sequence GTGAGCGCACTCGTCACCCTCGCCGAGGCGACGGGCCAAAACGAGACCGTGCTCAGCGGGGCCCTGATCGTGGCCCTGCCCATCGCCCTGCTCGGCGGCCTGGTCTCCTTCTTCTCGCCGTGCGTCCTGCCCCTCGTCCCCGGCTACCTCTCCTACGTCACCGGAGTCACCGGCACCGACCTGGCCGAAGCCCGCCGGGGGCGGATGGTCGCCGGCGCCTCGCTGTTCGTGCTCGGCTTCACCGCCGTGTTCGTCTCCGGCGGGGCCCTGTTCGGGTACTTCGGCGAGACGCTTCAGGAGCAGAAGGGCGTCCTGTCCAAGGTGCTCGGGGTGCTCATGATCCTCATGGGCGTCTTCTTCATGGGCCTGATGCCGTGGCTCACCCAGCGCGAGTTCCGCTTCCACCGGAAGCCGGCCGCCGGACTGGTCGGCGCCCCCGTCCTCGGTGCCCTCTTCGGCATCGGCTGGGCGCCCTGCATCGGCCCCACCCTCGCCTCCGTGCAGGCGCTCTCCTTCAGCCAGGCCAGCGCCGGCCGGGGCGCCATACTGACGGTCGCGTACTGCCTGGGTCTGGGCGTACCGTTCGTGCTCGCCGCGGTCGCCTTCCGCAAGGCGCTGGGCGCCTTCGGCTGGGTCAAGCGCCACTACGTCTGGGTGATGCGCCTGGGCGGCACCATGATGATCGTGACCGGTGTGCTGCTGCTCACCGGCGCGTGGGACCACATCGTCTCCGAGATGCAGAACTGGTCCAACGGCTTCACTGTGGGGATCTGA
- a CDS encoding cytochrome c biogenesis protein ResB: MSETTTDKTPDATEDQDLGAAGSQLSTAPQEDAPNLPALGVIGWARWFWRQLTSMRVALLLLLLLSLGAIPGSLIPQSGTDETKVADFRAANPTLGDVYDKLGLFHVYSSAWFSAIYILLFVSLIGCIVPRTWQFVGQLRGRPPGAPRRLTRLPAHTGWRTETDPDEIREAALALLRKRRFRAHVAGDAVAAEKGYLREFGNLAFHIALIVMLIAFAWGQLFKSEGNKLIVEGDGFSNTLTQYDDFKSGTLFSQDDLDPFSFTLDDFTGTYETSGPNRGTPRTYQATVDYSVGAYGKDRKTTIKVNEPLRVGDSKVYLTAHGYAPVITVRDAKGDVVYSQAVPLLPLDSNVTSSGAIKVMDGYRDARGEKEQLGFQAFFLPAYGGDGTAVVSQFPALLNPVLNLEAFHGDLGVDSGIPQSVYQLDKGNLKAFKDAKGKALRENLRPGETMQLPNGAGSVTFEKGIKEWANFQVTRQPAAGWALGGAVVAILGLAASLFIQRRRVWVRAVRGADGVTVVEMAGLGRSESAKVPEELGDLAGILYEAAPGAPDPDDSSDVTPTPTPDSDAVPAEGAEKK; the protein is encoded by the coding sequence ATGAGCGAGACCACGACCGACAAGACCCCGGACGCCACCGAGGACCAGGACCTGGGCGCGGCCGGCTCCCAGTTGTCCACCGCCCCCCAGGAGGACGCCCCCAACCTGCCGGCCCTGGGCGTCATCGGCTGGGCCCGCTGGTTCTGGCGTCAGCTCACCTCCATGCGGGTCGCGCTGCTGCTCCTGCTGCTGCTGTCGCTCGGCGCGATCCCCGGCTCGCTGATCCCGCAGAGCGGGACCGACGAGACGAAGGTCGCCGACTTCCGCGCCGCGAACCCCACCCTCGGTGACGTCTACGACAAGCTCGGCCTCTTCCACGTCTACAGCTCGGCGTGGTTCTCGGCGATCTACATCCTGCTGTTCGTCTCCCTCATCGGCTGCATCGTGCCCCGCACCTGGCAGTTCGTGGGGCAGCTGCGCGGACGTCCGCCGGGCGCGCCCCGGCGGCTGACCCGGCTGCCCGCCCACACCGGCTGGCGTACCGAGACCGACCCCGACGAGATCCGTGAGGCCGCGCTCGCGCTGCTGCGCAAGCGCCGCTTCCGGGCCCATGTCGCGGGGGACGCCGTCGCCGCGGAGAAGGGCTATCTGCGGGAGTTCGGCAACCTCGCCTTCCACATCGCGCTGATCGTGATGCTGATCGCCTTCGCCTGGGGCCAGCTGTTCAAGTCCGAGGGCAACAAGCTGATCGTGGAGGGCGACGGCTTCTCCAACACCCTCACGCAGTACGACGACTTCAAGTCCGGCACCCTCTTCTCGCAGGACGACCTGGATCCGTTCAGCTTCACCCTGGACGACTTCACGGGCACCTACGAGACCAGCGGTCCGAACCGGGGCACCCCGCGCACCTACCAGGCGACCGTCGACTACAGCGTCGGCGCCTACGGCAAGGACCGGAAGACCACCATCAAGGTCAACGAGCCGCTGCGGGTCGGCGACTCCAAGGTCTACCTCACCGCCCACGGCTACGCGCCCGTCATCACCGTCCGCGACGCCAAGGGCGACGTCGTCTACAGCCAGGCCGTCCCCCTCCTGCCACTGGACTCCAACGTCACCTCCTCCGGTGCGATCAAGGTCATGGACGGCTACCGCGACGCCCGGGGCGAGAAGGAACAGCTCGGCTTCCAGGCCTTCTTCCTGCCGGCGTACGGCGGGGACGGCACCGCGGTGGTCTCCCAGTTCCCGGCGCTGCTGAACCCGGTGCTGAACCTGGAGGCCTTCCACGGCGACCTCGGCGTCGACTCGGGCATCCCGCAGAGCGTGTACCAGCTCGACAAGGGGAACCTGAAGGCGTTCAAGGACGCCAAGGGCAAGGCGCTGAGGGAGAATCTCAGGCCCGGCGAGACCATGCAGCTCCCGAACGGCGCCGGCTCGGTCACCTTCGAGAAGGGGATCAAGGAGTGGGCGAACTTCCAGGTCACCCGTCAGCCCGCCGCCGGCTGGGCGCTCGGCGGAGCCGTCGTCGCCATCCTCGGCCTCGCCGCCTCCCTGTTCATCCAGCGCCGTCGGGTGTGGGTGCGGGCGGTCAGGGGCGCCGACGGCGTCACCGTCGTCGAGATGGCGGGCCTCGGCCGCAGCGAGTCCGCCAAGGTGCCCGAGGAACTCGGCGACCTCGCCGGGATCCTGTACGAGGCGGCACCGGGCGCCCCCGACCCGGACGACTCCTCCGACGTCACCCCCACCCCCACCCCCGACTCCGACGCCGTACCTGCCGAAGGGGCTGAGAAGAAGTGA
- the ccsB gene encoding c-type cytochrome biogenesis protein CcsB, with the protein MNLAAATNESLAQLSNTLIYSAMAVYTLAFFAYIAEWLFGSRSKVARTAAALTPGKQAKAPAVTVRKAGGTAVLERPKVVVRSAAGARDVPDGPGAHGGDEQGDLYGRIAVSLTVLAFLVEFAGVVARAASVRRAPWGNMYEFNITFSTVAVGVYLALLVLRKNVRWLGLFLITTVLLDLGLAVTVLYTESDQLVPALHSYWLYIHVSTAIFCGAVFYVGAVSTLMYLFKDSYENKLATGGTPGRFATSVMERLPASASLDKFSYRVNAAVFPLWTFTIIAGAIWAGDAWGRYWGWDPKETWSFITWVAYACYLHARATAGWKGRKAAYLALIAFGCWLFNYYGVNIFVSGKHSYAGV; encoded by the coding sequence GTGAATCTCGCCGCCGCAACCAACGAAAGCCTCGCGCAGCTCAGCAACACGCTGATCTACTCCGCGATGGCCGTCTACACCCTGGCCTTCTTCGCCTACATCGCCGAGTGGCTCTTCGGCAGCCGCAGCAAGGTCGCCCGCACGGCCGCCGCGCTCACCCCCGGGAAGCAGGCGAAGGCGCCGGCCGTCACCGTGCGGAAGGCCGGCGGCACCGCCGTGCTGGAGCGGCCGAAGGTCGTGGTGCGGTCCGCCGCCGGTGCCCGTGACGTGCCGGACGGGCCCGGGGCGCACGGCGGGGACGAACAGGGCGACCTCTACGGGCGCATCGCCGTGTCCCTCACCGTGCTCGCCTTCCTGGTGGAGTTCGCGGGAGTCGTCGCCCGCGCGGCCTCGGTGCGGCGGGCGCCGTGGGGCAACATGTACGAGTTCAACATCACCTTCTCCACGGTGGCCGTCGGCGTGTACCTCGCGCTGCTGGTGCTGAGGAAGAACGTGCGCTGGCTCGGGCTGTTCCTGATCACCACCGTCCTCCTCGATCTCGGTCTCGCGGTCACCGTCCTGTACACCGAGAGCGACCAGTTGGTGCCCGCGCTGCACTCGTACTGGCTGTACATCCACGTCTCCACGGCGATCTTCTGCGGTGCGGTCTTCTACGTCGGCGCCGTCTCCACGTTGATGTACCTGTTCAAGGACTCGTACGAGAACAAGCTCGCCACCGGCGGCACGCCCGGCCGCTTCGCGACCTCCGTCATGGAGCGCCTGCCCGCCTCGGCCTCCCTCGACAAGTTCTCCTACCGCGTCAACGCCGCCGTCTTCCCGCTGTGGACGTTCACGATCATCGCGGGCGCCATCTGGGCGGGCGACGCCTGGGGCCGTTACTGGGGCTGGGACCCGAAGGAGACCTGGTCGTTCATCACCTGGGTGGCCTACGCCTGCTACCTGCACGCCCGCGCCACGGCCGGCTGGAAGGGCCGCAAGGCCGCCTACCTCGCCCTGATCGCGTTCGGCTGCTGGCTGTTCAACTACTACGGCGTGAACATCTTCGTCTCCGGCAAGCACTCCTACGCCGGCGTGTGA